The following coding sequences are from one Plasmodium coatneyi strain Hackeri chromosome 11, complete sequence window:
- a CDS encoding Mitotic control protein dis3-like protein produces the protein MQRFKFLNRKNDQRVQRCFYKCSANHRITKIVREVYLRNDISCGVERCNICENKNKKKYLDGERNILILDINTIVKYIDFLYECNVDNILIPLTIYDHVRTFNKILHKKLHQLCYETEDSNPSSSKRYSVFANKFCKFTYVDENADLSTKQVQEIIKIVIWIKQHNANLKLIVVSNNKFLKDDCLKNGISCFSLYEYVKGLRRESKKKKDGAPGAINLDTLKMYFEEDMLMDEQHTKEGGVENGQADSNEDTYPMGESRQIFEPHLEKKEMIQRLRDKLIVKGIFQVICVNKMALVKITETDEVLIRGSKNMNRALHNDVVAVQILEDSEGELSGEEEEDYFEEVISPEEEQQEEEQDHGEHFDEGGKRRSEGEIPPKNSCRKGKLYGKVVGIISRGRKEYGGVIKTYEKEQSAQRKKILFFKAFNNKVPYIIIKSSMGEELKNKRVIVVIDRWDYNSKYPLGRCLSVLGICDDVETETKLIYNEYNISTKEFSESAYKCLPPNDWVIPEEEYSKRKDFRDVLTFSIDPPGCEDIDDALSVQVLEEQNVIEVGVHIADVSYFVKQNSPLDLEASKRCTTVYLINQRVEMLPKLLTTDLCSLVEGQDRLTYSCIFTFDRNYEIRDININKCIIRSNKSFSYEEAQNVIDDRGDSSPTAEALRLLNNIAKHLKKKWLNEGALELRGNSEVLFEFESNDFSKTKNLKPYVSYDTNKLIEAFMLLANRSVARIIYQGFKAASVLRRHPPPKNENLKELNDYLESIDIHDFKYGTSKELSYSINNINLKDDKVLSNILKILITKCMNEAVFISGYNVHNNEMLRHYGLAADIYTFFTSPIRRYADIMVHRVLNHIYGIEILDNKYLDVIYLNKQVSLLNEKYRNARFAGRASVEFFSYLYIKKVGNQITNAVITNLKKNGVQIYLPCYSVEGICYLKRKDGFVFDEKRKRFQKIDENNEVLFSLSFYDNIQVHVQVDSGDIKCQNNFVFIKKL, from the coding sequence ATGCAGCGCTTCAAGTTTCTAAACCGCAAAAACGACCAGCGCGTCCAAAGGTGCTTCTACAAGTGCAGTGCAAACCACCGAATCACGAAAATCGTGAGGGAGGTGTATCTGCGAAACGACATAAGCTGTGGAGTGGAGAGATGCAACATatgcgaaaataaaaacaagaaaaagtacCTGGATGGAGAGAGAAATATCCTTATCTTAGACATAAACACtatagtaaaatatatagacTTCTTATACGAGTGCAATGTGGATAACATATTAATCCCCCTAACGATATATGATCATGTGAGGAcctttaataaaatattgcATAAAAAACTACATCAGTTGTGTTACGAGACGGAAGATAGTAACCCAAGCAGTAGCAAACGGTACAGTGTCTTTGCGAACAAGTTTTGTAAGTTTACCTACGTGGATGAAAATGCTGATCTGTCCACAAAGCAAGTCcaagaaattataaaaatagttATATGGATTAAGCAACATAATGCGAACCTCAAGCTAATCGTtgtaagtaataataaatttttaaaagatgaCTGCCTGAAAAATGGCATTTCTTGTTTTAGTCTGTACGAATATGTGAAGGGGTTAAGGAgggagagcaaaaaaaagaaagatggTGCGCCTGGCGCCATCAACTTGGAcactttaaaaatgtactttGAGGAGGACATGCTAATGGATGAGCAGCATACCAAGGAGGGGGGTGTGGAAAATGGCCAAGCAGATTCGAATGAGGATACGTACCCCATGGGAGAGAGCAGACAAATATTCGAACCCCatttggagaaaaaggaaatgataCAAAGGCTTAGGGATAAGCTCATTGTGAAGGGCATCTTTCAAGTCATCTGCGTTAATAAAATGGCCCTTGTGAAAATTACAGAAACGGATGAGGTTCTTATAAGGGGGtctaaaaatatgaacagagCACTGCACAATGATGTGGTGGCGGTGCAGATTTTGGAGGATAGTGAGGGGGAGCTCTCcggggaggaagaggaagactACTTCGAGGAGGTGATCAGTCCGGAGGAGGAgcaacaggaggaagagcaGGACCATGGGGAGCATTTTGACGAGGggggaaagagaagaagtgAGGGGGAAATCCCCCCCAAGAACAGTTGCAGAAAGGGCAAATTGTACGGAAAGGTAGTCGGTATCATCagcagaggaaggaaagaatacgGAGGTGTGATAAAGACAtatgaaaaggaacaaagtgCACAGAGAAAGAAAATCTTATTCTTTAAAGCCTTTAATAATAAGGTAccatatattataataaagaGCAGCATGGGAGAAGAGCTAAAAAATAAGAGGGTAATTGTCGTCATAGATAGGTGGGATTATAATTCCAAGTATCCGTTGGGGAGGTGCCTATCTGTGTTAGGCATATGCGATGACGTCGAGACGGAAACTAAATTAATTTATAATGAGTACAATATATCAACGAAGGAGTTTAGTGAAAGTGCCTACAAGTGTCTACCTCCCAATGATTGGGTAATCCCAGAGGAGGAATATTCCAAGAGGAAAGATTTTAGAGATGTGCTAACGTTTAGTATTGACCCACCAGGGTGTGAAGACATTGACGATGCGCTATCCGTGCAGGTATTGGAGGAGCAAAACGTTATTGAGGTAGGAGTACACATAGCAGACGTGTCTTACTTCGTAAAGCAGAATAGTCCACTAGATTTGGAAGCCTCCAAACGGTGCACAACAGTTTATTTAATAAACCAGCGTGTTGAAATGCTTCCAAAATTGCTGACCACAGATTTGTGTTCCTTGGTAGAAGGTCAAGACAGATTGACCTACAGCTGCATATTCACATTTGATAGGAATTACGAAATTAGGGATAtcaacataaataaatgtatcATCAGAAGCAACAAATCTTTCTCATATGAGGAAGCGCAGAACGTGATTGACGATAGGGGGGATTCTTCCCCCACGGCAGAGGCGCTACGATTACTGAACAACATTGCGAAGCatttaaagaagaagtggCTAAATGAAGGGGCATTAGAACTGAGGGGCAATTCAGAAGTACTATTCGAATTTGAATCGAACGATTTTTCAAAgacgaaaaatttaaaaccATATGTATCATACGACACGAACAAGCTTATTGAAGCGTTCATGCTTTTAGCTAACCGATCCGTGGCAAGAATAATCTATCAAGGTTTCAAGGCAGCCAGCGTGTTGAGAAGGCATCCTCCACcgaagaatgaaaatttgaaagaaTTAAATGATTACCTCGAATCGATAGATATTCACGATTTTAAGTATGGCACTTCTAAGGAACTTTCCTACTcaattaataatataaactTGAAGGATGATAAAGTGTTgtcaaatattttaaaaattctgATCACCAAGTGTATGAATGAAGCTGTGTTTATCTCAGGGTATAATGTACACAATAATGAAATGCTGAGGCACTACGGATTGGCTGCAGAtatttacaccttttttacttcaccCATTAGGAGGTATGCAGATATAATGGTTCATCGTGTTCTGAATCACATTTATGGCATTGAAATATTGGACAACAAATATTTGGACGTTATTTATCTGAACAAACAAGTTTCCCTCCTAAATGAAAAGTACAGAAATGCCAGATTTGCAGGACGAGCATCGGTGGAATTTTTCTCCTAcctttatattaaaaaagtggGGAACCAAATTACCAATGCAGTAATtacaaatttgaagaaaaacgGAGTACAAATATATCTACCATGTTATTCGGTAGAGGGAATTTGCTACTTGAAGAGGAAGGACGGGTTCGTCTTCGATGAGAAACGCAAGCGCTTTCAAAAGATTGATGAAAATAATGAGGTGCTCTTCTCCCTCAGCTTCTATGACAATATCCAGGTTCACGTTCAGGTCGACAGCGGCGACATCAAGTGCCAGAATAactttgtttttataaaaaaactgtaa
- a CDS encoding High mobility protein 4 produces the protein MEKKKIRLKDPYHIHLAFIFLNTFFYFPCARISAFLPRQSRALLRKKEEKKSAGKSKMDRKKPKIPPSSYLLFCNSERENVRQLLLEKSENKTTIRITDIQKELSSRWKNLSEEERKVYEEQAQLLKIKYNEELLEWKSGNADAGDNGIISTSKFPVVKIQKIMHLNSNVRKINNEAINVFQKAMIMFLIELVNKTIEFKNEKNTSKFITSLDIIWCIKREGIKYKFLEDCLYLLKDQSINTFFIEEDENDESLFDLCNEDKKEYNYDVEERKLSRMKRRGLGNRAKEKTTENRNIYADITMYFKKT, from the exons atggaaaaaaaaaaaa TCCGACTTAAGGATCCCTATCACATTCATTtggcttttatttttcttaatacttttttttattttccatgtgCGCGAATTTCCGCGTTTTTGCCTAGGCAGTCCAGGGCCCTTCTTCG aaaaaaagaggaaaaaaaaagcgcggggaaaagtaaaatggACAG GAAAAAACCCAAAATCCCGCCTTCGTCTTATTTACTCTTTTGTAACTCCGAGCGGGAAAATGTGAGGCAACTTCTACTGGAGAAGTCTGAAAACAAGACAACG ATTAGAATAACGGATATTCAGAAGGAACTGAGCAGCAGATGGAAAAACTTATCCGAGGAGGAGAGGAAG GTGTATGAGGAGCAGGCACAACTGCTGAAGATAAAGTATAATGAAGAACTCCTCGAATGG AAATCCGGAAACGCAGACGCTGGAGACAA CGGCATAATCAGCACGTCCAAATTTCCTGTTGTTAAAATTCAGAAAATTATGCACCTAAATAGCAACGTCAGGAAG ataaACAATGAAGCCATTAATGTTTTCCAAAAGGCCATG ATCATGTTCCTAATCGAACTGGTGAACAAAACCATTGAattcaaaaatgagaagaacaCGTCCAAATTTATCACATCCCTCGACATAA TATGGTGCATAAAAAGAGAAggcataaaatataaattcctCGAAG ATTGCCTTTACCTACTGAAGGATCAAAGCATAAATACATTCTTTATTGAGGAGGACGAAAACGACG AATCCCTATTTGACCTATGCAATGaagataagaaggaatacaaCTACGACGTTGAGGAAAGGAAACTCAGTAGGATGAAACGAAGGGGACTAGGAAACAGGgccaaggaaaaaacaacggAAAATAGAAACATATATGCTGACATAACGATGTATTTTAAGAAGACTTGA
- a CDS encoding Riboflavin kinase / FAD synthase family protein, which translates to MRTNEGKKPIALIDADHYIINYRSTITTYVQNICNNLLKGNGDSAGRANNEWDAKRRERIICLFMFSMYLNNIHRNLNLFGYLHDVLIKYNHLMGRSRTNQGGTEGGENSNMNKQHHGQVNETTPGGVTSERREGSPKQTEVDPPAEQYMGKKDEASNGKDPTRHGNLAQPGDISHFMHDLIKDKNYINMDNVTESKVCFLNIKNKGKNVRGSPESLRDAFDAEGHTCATELSSNSKISGTNLGRATKGNSTSNSDEDTAEDDNDDEEDGVVDSAEDSVKCAAHPDGDDTSLWANRSTRTEALDEASLEDPQDDSFQESQGSTYRFSNSSPVCQGQKQFLINYSSVHMKAKSFDNLLCVENLLVEQKKQTNVEHSAKEIENLYRIIVLSKLHIGVYRFLTFLKKKKYFLVFFSSNKKLTQTLFKYFKFSKHFKNCYKIIDSFEELKKIGNADEEVLIFSNRECFVNFAKREGYFNVAGGKKNPSMATNCDDVNWDVLKQKESFLSNTSDYVSNKYNDVVYPFLRNCNLTEDILSWRIFYIFKKYMYIHGTVVKGFGRGSKYLNIPTANISYSNLTSTDIMPGIYFGISRLKKKIYKTVVSIGYNPFFENKHITIEAFLYYKTNTLFYDEDIHLIIVGILRSESNFSYFSHLIQAIQFDCELARIILSKLQDDEQFVRCRDYLQSL; encoded by the coding sequence ATGCGCACAAACGAGGGAAAGAAGCCCATCGCACTTATAGATGCGGACCACTACATAATAAACTACAGAAGCACCATAACGACGTATGTACAAAATATCTGTAACAATCTGCTAAAGGGGAATGGGGACTCAGCAGGTCGTGCTAATAACGAGTGGGACGCTAAAAGGAGGGAACGGATCATCTGCCTTTTCATGTTCAGCATGTATCTTAACAATATCCACAGGAATTTAAATCTGTTCGGTTACTTACATGACGTGTTGATAAAGTATAATCATCTGATGGGGAGAAGCAGGACAAACCAAGGAGGGACAGAAGGGGGTGAGAATAGCAACATGAACAAACAGCACCATGGCCAGGTGAATGAAACTACCCCGGGTGGAGTAACATCGGAACGGAGGGAAGGGAGTCCGAAACAGACGGAAGTGGACCCCCCTGCTGAACAGTACATGGGAAAGAAGGATGAAGCATCCAATGGGAAAGACCCCACTCGACATGGGAACCTTGCCCAACCCGGAGACATCTCCCACTTCATGCACGACCTgataaaagacaaaaattaCATCAACATGGATAACGTGACCGAGTCGAAAGTCTGCTTcttgaacataaaaaataaagggaagaatgtgAGGGGGTCTCCTGAATCGTTAAGAGATGCATTCGACGCGGAAGGGCACACGTGTGCAACTGAACTGAGCAGCAACTCGAAAATAAGTGGGACGAATCTGGGTCGTGCAACAAAGGGGAACAGCACTAGTAACAGCGATGAGGATACAGCGGAAGATGACaatgatgatgaggaggacggCGTGGTAGACTCCGCTGAGGATTCTGTAAAGTGTGCTGCACATCCCGACGGAGATGACACATCCCTCTGGGCCAATCGCAGCACGCGGACCGAGGCTCTCGACGAAGCGAGTTTGGAGGACCCACAAGACGACTCCTTCCAAGAATCGCAAGGCAGCACCTACCGCTTCAGCAACTCCTCACCAGTGTGCCAAGGGCAGAAGCAGTTTTTAATAAACTACAGTAGTGTGCACATGAAGGCGAAAAGTTTCGACAACCTACTCTGCGTGGAAAACCTTTtagtggaacaaaaaaaacaaacaaacgtAGAACATTCCGCGAAGGAAATAGAAAACCTGTACAGAATAATTGTGCTGTCCAAATTGCACATAGGAGTGTACCgctttttaacctttttaaaaaaaaaaaaatattttttagtatttttcAGTTCCAATAAAAAGTTAACACAAACACTATTCAagtattttaaattttccaagcattttaaaaattgttacaaAATAATTGACTCCTTTGAGgagctgaaaaaaattggaaacgCCGATGAGGAAGTGCTCATATTTAGTAATCGTGAatgttttgtaaatttcgcaaaaagggaaggatatTTTAACGTAGCAGGGGGTAAGAAAAATCCTTCCATGGCAACAAACTGTGATGATGTCAACTGGGATGTGTTAAAACAAAAGGAGAGTTTTCTTTCAAATACTTCCGACTATGTGTCGAATAAATATAACGACGTTGTATATCCTTTTCTGAGAAATTGTAATTTAACGGAAGACATACTATCATGgcgaattttttatattttcaaaaaatatatgtacatacacggAACGGTCGTGAAAGGATTTGGAAGAGGCAGTAAATACTTAAACATCCCCACGGCAAATATTTCCTACTCCAACTTAACCTCCACCGATATTATGCCTGGCATATACTTTGGTATATCcagattgaaaaaaaaaatttacaaaacggTCGTTTCAATTGGCTATAATCCCTTCTTTGAAAATAAGCATATAACTATAGAAGCCTTTTTATACTACAAGACCAATACTTTATTTTATGACGAGGACATCCATTTAATTATTGTTGGTATTCTTCGAAGCGAAAGCAACTTCTCCTACTTTTCTCACCTCATTCAAGCCATCCAGTTTGACTGCGAACTCGCACGCATCATTCTCAGCAAACTTCAGGATGACGAGCAGTTTGTCCGGTGCAGGGATTACCTCCAGTCGTTGTAG
- a CDS encoding 40S ribosomal protein S13, with the protein MGRMYGKGKGISSSTIPYKRKQPSWLKQKPSEIEDAIIKLAKKGQTPSQIGATLRDNYGIPQVKAVTGNKILRILRAHGVATTIPEDLYFLIKKAVSMRKHLEKNKKDKDCKFRLILTESKIHRISRYYKRKKLLPSNWKYQSSTASALIA; encoded by the coding sequence ATGGGTCGTATGTACGGTAAGGGAAAAGGTATTTCCAGCTCTACCATTCCATACAAAAGGAAACAACCAAGTTGGTTGAAACAGAAGCCATCTGAAATTGAAGATGCGATAATTAAATTGGCCAAGAAAGGACAAACCCCATCCCAAATTGGTGCTACATTAAGAGACAACTATGGAATTCCCCAAGTCAAGGCCGTTACAGGAAATAAAATCCTCAGAATATTAAGAGCCCATGGAGTTGCCACAACCATTCCAGAGGatttgtactttttaataaaaaaggccGTATCCATGAGAAAGCAtcttgaaaaaaacaaaaaggataaGGATTGTAAATTTAGATTAATTTTAACTGAATCGAAAATTCACAGAATTTCCCGATactacaaaagaaaaaagttgttGCCATCCAACTGGAAGTACCAATCCAGCACGGCTAGCGCACTGATTGCATAG
- a CDS encoding Zinc finger protein — MEETTTNKQTTPQKEEADINPLDETIQVRSMCINCEKEGINKIAKLHIPYFKNVLIHSFECGFCNYRNNVIQDLNTIKEKGVKIIFKISQREHMDRQLIKSEYGVLKIPQIDFEIPKDTQKGSINTIEGFLQTALSNLTEYLRNLKHMYCEANGLPEGAPIEGAQSQSSQGSNGEHAAYAHNVEGEITNKPGGGQDARATDQTPQGDKSADTNLQGQQMTIESYIKLIESTVHKLSTYVVSKDPIFTIEIVDPSGLSSLEHYDEDLQKGIVTVEHYKRSKQELNEMGFYEEDFDSKNEGVSLCPNGDKEKEDHVVEKVKKENFDFIKKYVHMNDAAGSSSVNGHTTVRYENISQEEEGKLIESFTSNCPCCNYMGSNNFCEINIPGFKKCLIMSYVCANCNFKTSEIKSSGEINPKGKKITLTVRSKNDLNRFVIKSETASIHIPIVDLTSDYGTLGGTLTTIEGLILKIIESLEDKFKFLLGDSSTNTHGHNQGGEQTNDNALPGSQKNNDASVTSKIKTLIANLYKLCKTEELCPFDLVIDDIASNSYISSDDITNDENLKEEEYERTFEQNDHLGLTSMNTENY; from the coding sequence ATGGAAGAAACCACCACGAATAAGCAGACAACGCCTCAGAAGGAAGAGGCTGACATAAACCCGTTAGATGAAACGATCCAAGTTCGATCCATGTGCATCAATTGCGAGAAAGAGGGAATAAATAAGATAGCAAAGTTGCACATCCCGTACTTCAAAAATGTATTAATACATTCCTTTGAGTGCGGATTCTGTAACTACAGAAATAATGTTATACAAGATTTAAACACgataaaggagaagggagtaaaaataatttttaaaattagcCAACGTGAACATATGGATAGACAACTGATTAAGTCTGAGTATGGAGTGTTGAAGATTCCACAAATTGACTTTGAAATTCCAAAGGATACGCAAAAGGGTTCCATTAATACTATTGAGGGTTTTTTGCAGACTGCCCTGAGTAACCTCACTGAGTACCTCAGAAATTTGAAGCACATGTATTGTGAGGCTAATGGGCTGCCAGAAGGGGCACCCATCGAGGGGGCGCAGTCGCAGTCAAGCCAAGGCTCCAATGGGGAACATGCCGCATATGCGCATAACgtggaaggagaaattaCCAATAAGCCTGGAGGTGGTCAGGACGCACGTGCAACGGACCAAACGCCTCAGGGGGATAAATCTGCTGATACTAATCTGCAGGGCCAACAAATGACCATAGAAAGTTACATAAAGCTAATCGAGTCCACAGTTCATAAATTGTCCACCTATGTGGTATCGAAGGATCCGATTTTCACCATCGAAATTGTTGACCCGTCAGGACTCAGCTCCCTGGAGCACTACGATGAAGATCTGCAAAAAGGCATTGTCACGGTGGAGCATTACAAACGAAGCAAACAGGAGTTAAACGAAATGGGCTTTTATGAGGAAGACTTTGACAGTAAAAATGAGGGAGTTAGTTTGTGTCCAAATGGggacaaagaaaaggaagaccaTGTAGTGGAAAAAGtcaagaaggaaaactttGATTTTATTAAGAAGTATGTCCACATGAATGACGCTGCGGGTAGTAGCAGTGTGAATGGCCACACCACCGTGCGGTACGAAAATATAAGCCaagaggaggaggggaagtTAATAGAGTCGTTCACATCCAATTGCCCCTGCTGCAACTACATGGGCTCCAACAACTTCTGCGAAATTAATATACCAGGTTTTAAAAAGTGCCTAATTATGTCCTATGTGTGCGCCAACTGCAACTTCAAAACGAGCGAAATTAAGAGCAGCGGGGAGATCAAtccgaaggggaagaaaattaccCTCACTGTAAGAAGTAAAAACGACTTAAATCGATTCGTAATAAAGTCAGAAACGGCATCTATTCACATCCCCATTGTGGATCTCACGTCGGATTACGGAACTCTCGGTGGTACTCTCACCACTATTGAAGGGTTGATTCTGAAAATAATCGAATCGCTGGAGGATAAATTTAAGTTCCTACTTGGGGATTCTAGCACGAACACACACGGGCACAACCAGGGGGGCGAGCAAACAAACGATAATGCACTTCCGGgaagccaaaaaaataatgacgCATCGGTCacaagtaaaataaaaaccctAATTGCCAACTTGTACAAGTTATGCAAAACGGAAGAATTGTGCCCGTTCGATCTTGTGATTGACGATATTGCATCGAACAGCTACATATCAAGTGATGACATTACGAAcgatgaaaatttaaaagaagaagaatacgAAAGAACGTTTGAGCAAAATGACCATTTAGGCCTCACATCAATGAACACGGAAAATTACTGA
- a CDS encoding Rhomboid-like protein: protein MNLLIFLTIATCLTIGNAFLHRRVNYRRTGHAQISNKPTAIQYDHAVNKFHRKKGVKKIYSFKRHVSEIWNNIKTRRIENYMEDFFQTQQVKNTLQNNFLCFKHLFNKCKLDRVIIAVNVALYLYLNRIDKDDEKKIFFHKGNLLEVKEQKAEKYKCNYHDIYKTKNFKTFFTSLFIHKNVLHLYFNMSSLISIYRIISQIYTNSQIFVTFLLSGVLSNIISYICYLREKKENVLLKNLILKDASNENNLLVNKNNKIICGSSSCIYSLYGMHITYIIFFYFKHNYIVNSNFLYNFFYSFVSSLLLENVSHLNHMLGFLCGFFFSSLIVLFDRNS from the coding sequence ATGAACCTTCTAATCTTCCTCACAATCGCAACGTGCCTTACGATAGGAAACGCATTTCTGCACAGACGGGTTAACTACAGGCGGACAGGACATGCGCAAATAAGCAACAAACCCACGGCCATACAGTATGACCACGCCGTTAACAAATTCCACAGAAAGAAGggagtgaagaaaatttactcTTTCAAGAGACACGTATCAGAAATATGGAATAACATTAAAACGAGGAGGATAGAAAATTATATggaagatttttttcaaacgcAGCAAGTGAAGAATACGCTTCAAAATAACTTCCTCTGTTTTAAACACCTATTTAATAAGTGCAAATTGGACAGAGTAATTATAGCTGTTAATGTGGCCCTGTATCTTTACCTGAACAGAATTGATAAAGAcgatgagaagaaaatattttttcacaaaggGAATTTATTGGAGgtgaaagaacaaaaggcagaaaaatacaaatgcaATTATCACGATAtttacaaaacaaaaaattttaaaacatttttcacgtccctttttattcacaaaaatgttctgcatttatattttaatatgaGTTCGCTAATTTCCATATATAGGATAATTTCGCAAATTTACACAAACAGCCAAATATTTGTTACATTCCTCTTGTCAGGTGTCCTGTCCAACATTATATCGTACATTTGTTACTtgagagaaaagaaggaaaatgtgcttttgaaaaatttaattttaaaagatgCTTCCAATGAAAATAATCTCcttgtaaataaaaataataaaattatctGTGGAAGCAGTTCCTGTATTTATTCCCTTTATGGAATGCATatcacatatattatatttttttactttaagcATAATTATATTGTGAATagcaattttttgtacaattttttttattcattcgtTTCATCTTTGCTACTTGAAAATGTCAGTCACTTGAACCATATGTTGGGCTTCCTGTGtggttttttcttctcctcccttATAGTGCTCTTTGATAGGAATTCTTAG